From the Pungitius pungitius chromosome 6, fPunPun2.1, whole genome shotgun sequence genome, one window contains:
- the fbln1 gene encoding fibulin-1 isoform X1: MGPCALLLLVLGSLFGLLLGQGAGQISLEDCCKDGRERGKDNQDCASLPLISEWITCRIVQEQCCVTVLEDNMCNTGINVAKEQGACDALFTNTCETKATKMCCDCCLLGMATQAKNLPCDQDLSVGYQCSLVSRACCSNGAPEEPTTDAPKTELANDENTNNGDSELSDQCKGKCAHECVGNGTCTCFKGYKLKPDARSCEDINECLLGTSNCRGGERCINTQGSFRCQREVSCGTGYELTDDNNCKDIDECEADIHNCGQGLECQNTQGSFRCLPKVKCGPGFIQDALGNCIDINECISQTGPCHRGQICINTVGSYSCQRNSVNCGRGYHLNEEGTRCVDIDECKGPERVCAGHGCINLVGSYRCECEAGYVFNSIARLCEDINECRHYPGRLCAHKCDNVLGSYKCSCTTGFRLAADKRNCDDLNECESNPCSQECANVYGSYQCYCRRGYQLSDMDGTTCEDIDECALPTGGHICSYRCLNTPGSFHCSCPLSGYTVAPNGRSCQDVDECVTGTHTCTVNQSCFNVQGGFRCLSFDCPNNYRHVGETAARLQRSDTIRCIKSCQPNDVACVLDPMHSVSHTFISLPTFREFTRPEEIVFLRTTVPAYGSYRLGSYDVKFDILEGNVDDAFDIIKRVENGLFVGVVRQVKSVIGPLATVLKLSMRNLTSQGDSGQNIINVHVFVSEFWF; this comes from the exons ATGGGTCCGtgcgcgctgctgctgctggtgctgggcTCTCTGTTCGGACTTCTCCTGGGCCAAG GTGCCGGGCAGATCTCCTTAGAAGACTGCTGTAAAGATGGCCGAGAGCGTGGCAAGGACAACCAAGACTGTGCGTCCCTCCCTCTGATCTCCGAGTGGATCACGTGCAG GATCGTGCAGGAGCAGTGCTGCGTCACCGTGCTCGAGGATAACATGTGCAACACCGGCATCAACGTGGCCAAAGAACAAGGGGCCTGCGACGCGTTGTTCACCAACACCTGCGAGACCAAGGCGACAAAG ATGTGCTGCGACTGTTGCCTTCTGGGGATGGCGACACAAGCCAAGAATCTACCCTGTGACCAGGACCTGTCTGTGGGCTACCAGTGTAGCCTGGTGTCCCGGGCCTGCTGCTCCAATGGAGCCCCAGAAGAACCGACCACAGACGCACCAAAAACTGAAT TAGCAAACGATGAAAACACCAATAATGGAGATTCAGAATTAAGTGACCAGTGCAAAG GGAAATGTGCTCATGAATGTGTGGGCAATGGCACGTGTACCTGCTTCAAAGGCTACAAACTCAAGCCAGATGCAAGGAGCTGCGAGG ATATCAACGAGTGCTTGTTGGGAACTAGCAACTGTCGCGGAGGAGAGCGCTGTATCAACACACAGGGTTCTTTCCGTTGCCAGAGAGAGGTCAGCTGTGGTACCGGCTATGAACTCACCGACGACAACAACTGCAAAG ACATCGATGAGTGCGAGGCTGACATCCACAACTGTGGCCAGGGGCTCGAGTGCCAAAACACCCAGGGGTCGTTCCGTTGTCTCCCCAAGGTCAAGTGTGGGCCCGGCTTCATCCAGGACGCCCTCGGCAACTGCATCG ACATCAATGAATGCATAAGCCAGACGGGCCCCTGCCACCGCGGGCAGATCTGCATCAACACCGTCGGCTCCTACAGCTGCCAGAGGAACTCCGTCAACTGCGGCCGAGGGTACCACCTGAACGAGGAAGGCACGCGCTGCGTAG ACATCGACGAGTGCAAAGGCCCCGAAAGGGTCTGCGCAGGCCACGGCTGCATCAACCTGGTGGGCTCGTACCGCTGCGAGTGCGAGGCCGGCTACGTCTTCAACAGCATCGCCCGTCTGTGCGAGG ATATCAACGAATGCAGGCACTACCCCGGCCGCCTGTGTGCTCATAAGTGCGACAACGTTCTGGGATCCTACAAGTGCAGCTGCACCACCGGCTTCAGGCTAGCCGCTGACAAAAGGAATTGTGACG ACTTGAATGAGTGCGAGAGCAACCCGTGCAGTCAGGAGTGCGCCAACGTGTACGGCTCCTACCAGTGCTACTGTCGCCGTGGCTACCAGCTCAGTGACATGGATGGAACGACGTGCGAAG ATATAGATGAGTGTGCCTTGCCGACCGGAGGTCATATTTGCTCTTACCGCTGTCTCAACACCCCGGGCAGCTTCCACTGCTCCTGTCCGCTCAGCGGCTACACCGTGGCACCCAATGGGCGCAGCTGCCAGG ATGTTGATGAATGcgtcacaggaacacacacgtgcacggtGAATCAGAGCTGCTTTAATGTGCAGGGAGGATTCAGATGCTTGTCCTTCGATTGTCCAAACAACTACCGGCACGTTGGAGAGAC AGCGGCGAGGCTTCAGCGCTCCGACACCATCCGCTGCATAAAGTCCTGTCAACCCAACGACGTCGCCTGCGTCCTGGACCCCATGCACTCCGTGTCCCACACCTTCATCTCCTTGCCCACCTTCAGAGAGTTCACGAGGCCAGAGG AGATAGTCTTCCTGAGGACCACGGTGCCGGCCTACGGGTCCTATCGCTTAGGCAGTTACGACGTCAAGTTTGACATCCTGGAGGGCAATGTGGACGACGCCTTCGACATCATCAAGCGGGTGGAGAACGGACTGTTTGTGG GTGTTGTTCGCCAGGTGAAGTCTGTGATCGGTCCACTTGCTACAGTACTGAAATTGTCCATGCGCAACCTGACAAGTCAAGGCGACTCCGGCCAGAACATCATCAACGTACATGTCTTCGTCTCCGAGTTCTGGTTCTGA
- the fbln1 gene encoding fibulin-1 isoform X2, whose protein sequence is MGPCALLLLVLGSLFGLLLGQGAGQISLEDCCKDGRERGKDNQDCASLPLISEWITCRIVQEQCCVTVLEDNMCNTGINVAKEQGACDALFTNTCETKATKMCCDCCLLGMATQAKNLPCDQDLSVGYQCSLVSRACCSNGAPEEPTTDAPKTELANDENTNNGDSELSDQCKGKCAHECVGNGTCTCFKGYKLKPDARSCEDINECLLGTSNCRGGERCINTQGSFRCQREVSCGTGYELTDDNNCKDIDECEADIHNCGQGLECQNTQGSFRCLPKVKCGPGFIQDALGNCIDINECISQTGPCHRGQICINTVGSYSCQRNSVNCGRGYHLNEEGTRCVDIDECKGPERVCAGHGCINLVGSYRCECEAGYVFNSIARLCEDINECRHYPGRLCAHKCDNVLGSYKCSCTTGFRLAADKRNCDDLNECESNPCSQECANVYGSYQCYCRRGYQLSDMDGTTCEDIDECALPTGGHICSYRCLNTPGSFHCSCPLSGYTVAPNGRSCQDVDECVTGTHTCTVNQSCFNVQGGFRCLSFDCPNNYRHVGETRCERLLCNDSVECLAMPLRITYYHLTFPTNIPVFTNIFRMGPTHTVAGDDIQIVITAGNEGGFFLTEQVAGGGVMSVAKLINKAQDFELSLELRLRRYGTLSIYLAKVLVFVTQEEPRLPYNPLLE, encoded by the exons ATGGGTCCGtgcgcgctgctgctgctggtgctgggcTCTCTGTTCGGACTTCTCCTGGGCCAAG GTGCCGGGCAGATCTCCTTAGAAGACTGCTGTAAAGATGGCCGAGAGCGTGGCAAGGACAACCAAGACTGTGCGTCCCTCCCTCTGATCTCCGAGTGGATCACGTGCAG GATCGTGCAGGAGCAGTGCTGCGTCACCGTGCTCGAGGATAACATGTGCAACACCGGCATCAACGTGGCCAAAGAACAAGGGGCCTGCGACGCGTTGTTCACCAACACCTGCGAGACCAAGGCGACAAAG ATGTGCTGCGACTGTTGCCTTCTGGGGATGGCGACACAAGCCAAGAATCTACCCTGTGACCAGGACCTGTCTGTGGGCTACCAGTGTAGCCTGGTGTCCCGGGCCTGCTGCTCCAATGGAGCCCCAGAAGAACCGACCACAGACGCACCAAAAACTGAAT TAGCAAACGATGAAAACACCAATAATGGAGATTCAGAATTAAGTGACCAGTGCAAAG GGAAATGTGCTCATGAATGTGTGGGCAATGGCACGTGTACCTGCTTCAAAGGCTACAAACTCAAGCCAGATGCAAGGAGCTGCGAGG ATATCAACGAGTGCTTGTTGGGAACTAGCAACTGTCGCGGAGGAGAGCGCTGTATCAACACACAGGGTTCTTTCCGTTGCCAGAGAGAGGTCAGCTGTGGTACCGGCTATGAACTCACCGACGACAACAACTGCAAAG ACATCGATGAGTGCGAGGCTGACATCCACAACTGTGGCCAGGGGCTCGAGTGCCAAAACACCCAGGGGTCGTTCCGTTGTCTCCCCAAGGTCAAGTGTGGGCCCGGCTTCATCCAGGACGCCCTCGGCAACTGCATCG ACATCAATGAATGCATAAGCCAGACGGGCCCCTGCCACCGCGGGCAGATCTGCATCAACACCGTCGGCTCCTACAGCTGCCAGAGGAACTCCGTCAACTGCGGCCGAGGGTACCACCTGAACGAGGAAGGCACGCGCTGCGTAG ACATCGACGAGTGCAAAGGCCCCGAAAGGGTCTGCGCAGGCCACGGCTGCATCAACCTGGTGGGCTCGTACCGCTGCGAGTGCGAGGCCGGCTACGTCTTCAACAGCATCGCCCGTCTGTGCGAGG ATATCAACGAATGCAGGCACTACCCCGGCCGCCTGTGTGCTCATAAGTGCGACAACGTTCTGGGATCCTACAAGTGCAGCTGCACCACCGGCTTCAGGCTAGCCGCTGACAAAAGGAATTGTGACG ACTTGAATGAGTGCGAGAGCAACCCGTGCAGTCAGGAGTGCGCCAACGTGTACGGCTCCTACCAGTGCTACTGTCGCCGTGGCTACCAGCTCAGTGACATGGATGGAACGACGTGCGAAG ATATAGATGAGTGTGCCTTGCCGACCGGAGGTCATATTTGCTCTTACCGCTGTCTCAACACCCCGGGCAGCTTCCACTGCTCCTGTCCGCTCAGCGGCTACACCGTGGCACCCAATGGGCGCAGCTGCCAGG ATGTTGATGAATGcgtcacaggaacacacacgtgcacggtGAATCAGAGCTGCTTTAATGTGCAGGGAGGATTCAGATGCTTGTCCTTCGATTGTCCAAACAACTACCGGCACGTTGGAGAGAC TCGATGTGAACGCTTGCTTTGCAATGATTCTGTCGAGTGCCTGGCCATGCCCCTGAGAATAACCTACTACCACCTCACCTTCCCCACCAACATTCCCGTCTTCACCAACATCTTCCGCATGGGCCCCACTCACACCGTGGCCGGCGATGACATCCAGATTGTCATCACCGCCGGCAACGAGGGCGGTTTCTTCCTGACGGAGCAGGTGGCCGGCGGCGGCGTGATGTCGGTGGCGAAGCTCATCAACAAGGCGCAGGACTTTGAGCTGTCTCTGGAGCTGAGGCTGCGTCGCTACGGCACGCTCAGCATATACCTGGCTAAAGTGCTGGTGTTTGTTACCCAGGAGGAGCCCAGACTGCCTTACAACCCCTTACTagaataa
- the LOC119196683 gene encoding transcription intermediary factor 1-alpha-like produces the protein MPYDNNKKEAEPEESRVCEMQVRGDARSDCRLVGLVELQMDGFVDERETARGHDAENEAESMQVREEKSRASGQLHLDTCPVCRLNFHSREPKLLPCLHSFCKKCLPAPSRNLSPAEPLNSPKPLNVMRCPVCRQECMEVDVMENVFVKDSVEAPSSTVERTVQLCMTCDDNTEAVGFCVDCAEYLCATCVEAHHRVKFTKDHTIRQKTEIMHEVHGASAQRPMFCDIHKQEPLKLFCETCDLLTCRDCQLVKHKDHNYQFLEDAYKSHKQHMEIMTHQLQEKKKHIEEISNSINKGLLHVDQNRTSVHDELKKSVCSLILEINKKGQMLANQLEAVTKDHENVLRKQQEDIGYLSRHLDHVIHFTKWATARSGGTALLYSKRLILFQIGNLLRAKCSTSFIPQSTVRFHSRASYWASNVDLGSLVAESVPGNQPGGFQGIPHQLSASHPPSASPRGFAPGAPHDTLAQLQKQVDRLTPQADWQPRPPPPPWTWYQSVRLQRTVPGPPHGGGSPSRSALPQPCRGSTGPPPTSGLPGPGFTPQPLRAMCGGSVYQPKAVDVFSPSPRCTHGGGSPQSRHTTEPAYARADPRGPFYVLNPSHPRDPPPALLHRSVKGEYSSPGHAAGSQEEKPGTVTWKPPETRQAGGAVGSAVKKRRRSSPVPIIVIKDEPDDDSSYVQAKPRASLPDSTGDRPPISENKGPTAPRSPGDQPLGRPPPPGSPRGQRGGARPPPPAAPLEDPAGGSCAACRTGGELLCCHKCPRVFHLWCHVPSLLKYPSGEWLCSLCRDPLAPETEYDCEGEPEARTGKKKEAGLSPLDKRKCEKLLLRLFCSERSSAFPGPGSPRACADDRPAIEGPVGLAAVKERLEADRTPCYQSPAQFVSDIRLLLSEVDTQVTAGLKELFEEHLGITFPDQTFPQVQPERTPAGPADSRLSSPDDAVRRPDSPVERRESRESDGSL, from the exons ATGCCttacgacaacaacaaaaaggaggcCGAGCCGGAGGAGAGTAGGGTGTGTGAGATGCAGGTGAGAGGAGATGCGAGGAGTGACTGTCGTCTCGTAGGCCTCGTCGAGCTGCAGATGGACGGCTTCGTGGACGAGCGGGAGACGGCGCGCGGGCACGACGCCGAGAACGAAGCCGAGAGCATGCAGGTGCGCGAGGAAAAGTCGCGCGCCAGCGGCCAACTCCACCTGGACACCTGCCCCGTCTGCCGGCTGAACTTCCACAGTCGGGAGCCCAAACTTCTGCCGTGCCTGCATTCTTTTTGCAAGAAATGTCTGCCCGCGCCCTCGAGGAATTTGTCCCCGGCCGAGCCGCTGAACTCCCCCAAACCAC TGAACGTGATGCGCTGTCCGGTGTGCAGGCAGGAGTGCATGGAGGTAGATGTGATGGAAAACGTCTTCGTGAAGGACTCCGTCGAGGCTCCCAGCAGCACGGTGGAGAGGACAGTCCAG CTCTGCATGACCTGTGACGACAACACCGAAGCGGTCGGGTTTTGCGTGGACTGTGCCGAGTACCTCTGTGCCACGTGTGTGGAGGCCCACCACAGAGTCAAATTTACCAAAGACCACACCATCAGACAGAAGACAGAAATCATGCACG AGGTCCACGGGGCGTCGGCTCAGAGGCCGATGTTCTGCGACATCCACAAACAAGAGCCGCTCAAGCTGTTCTGTGAGACCTGTGACCTGCTGACCTGCCGTGACTGCCAACTGGTGAAGCACAAGGACCACAA TTACCAGTTCCTTGAAGATGCTTATAAAAGCCACAAGCAGCACATGGAGATCATGACCCATCAGctgcaggagaaaaagaaacacattgaaGAGATCTCAAACTCCATTAACAAAGG ACTCCTTCATGTTGATCAGAACCGCACGTCTGTTCACGACGAATTAAAGAAATCCGTCTGCAGTTTGATTCTGGAGATAAACAAGAAGGGCCAGATGCTAGCCAATCAACTTGAG GCCGTAACCAAGGACCACGAAAATGTCCTCCGAAAGCAACAGGAGGACATCGGCTATCTGTCCAGGCACCTGGACCACGTCATCCACTTCACCAAATGGGCCACAGCCAGGAGCGGGGGAACGGCCCTCCTGTACTCTAAGCGTCTG ATCCTGTTCCAGATTGGAAACCTCCTGCGGGCGAAATGCAGCACCTCGTTCATACCACAGAGCACCGTGCGCTTCCACAGTCGAGCCTCCTACTGGGCCTCGAACGTTGATCTGG gctctTTAGTGGCAGAGAGTGTGCCGGGAAACCAGCCGGGTGGGTTTCAGGGCATCCCGCATCAGCTCTCCGCATCGCACCCCCCCTCAGCGTCGCCCCGCGGCTTTGCCCCGGGAGCCCCCCACGACACCCTGGCTCAGCTCCAGAAGCAGGTGGACAGGCTCACCCCGCAGGCCGACTGGCAGCCCCGGCCGCCTCCCCCGCCCTGGACCTGGTACCAGAGTGTCCGGCTGCAGCGGACCGTCCCGGGGCCCCCGCACGGAGGGGGCTCTCCCTCCCGGAGCGCGCTGCCCCAGCCGTGCCGCGGGTCCACGGGGCCTCCTCCCACGAGCGGCCTGCCGGGCCCCGGGTTTACGCCAcag CCTCTGAGGGCGATGTGCGGCGGCTCCGTCTACCAGCCCAAAGCCGTGGATGTGTTCTCCCCTTCACCTCGGTGCACCCACGGGGGCGGCTCGCCTCAGTCACGGCACACG ACGGAGCCTGCGTACGCCAGGGCTGATCCGCGCGGTCCGTTCTATGTGCTGAACCCGAGCCACCCCCGCGACCCGCCACCGGCTTTGCTCCACAGAAGCG TGAAAGGAGAGTACAGTTCACCGGGGCACGCTGCCGGATCCCAGGAGGAGAAACCGGG gaCTGTTACCTGGAAACCTCCGGAAACGCGACAGGCTGGTGGAGCGGTGGGCTCGGCTGTCAAGAAAAGACGGAGGTCGTCCCCAGTGCCCATCATCGTGATAAAAGATGAGCCAGATGATGACAGCAGCTAC GTACAAGCCAAACCAAGAGCCAGCCTCCCCGACAGCACGGGGGACCGACCCCCTATAAGCGAGAACAAAGGCCCGACGGCTCCCCGGAGCCCCGGCGACCAGCCCCTCGGCCGCCCCCCGCCTCCCGGCAGCCCACGGGGCCAGAGGGGAGGTGCccggcccccccctcccgccgcccCGCTGGAAGACCCCGCCGGGGGCTCCTGTGCTGCGTGTCGCACCGGCGGGGAGCTGCTGTGCTGCCATAAGTGTCCCAGGGTTTTTCACCTTTGGTGCCATGTTCCAAGTCTCCTCAAATATCCCAG CGGCGAATGGCTTTGCTCGCTGTGCCGCGACCCGTTGGCGCCCGAGACGGAGTACGACTGCGAAGGCGAACCCGAAGCCAGGACCGGAAAGAAGAAGGAGGCGGGGTTGTCGCCCCTGGACAAACGG AAGTgtgagaagctgctgctgcgctTGTTTTGCAGCGAGCGGAGCTCCGCCTTCCCGGGGCCCGGGTCCCCCCGG GCATGTGCTGATGACAGGCCGGCCATCGAGGGACCAGTGGGCCTCGCGGCTGTGAAAGAACGACTGGAGGCCGATCGGACTCCCTGCTACCAAAGCCCCGCGCAGTTCGTATCAGACATCAGGCTCCTCCTCAGCGAG GTTGACACGCAGGTCACCGCGGGGCTCAAGGAGCTGTTCGAAGAGCACCTCGGGATCACGTTCCCCGACCAGACCTTTCCACAAGTCCAACCCGAGAGGACGCCCGCCGGCCCCGCTGACTCTCGCCTCTCGTCCCCCGACGACGCCGTCCGGCGCCCCGACTCCCCGGTGGAGCGGAGGGAGTCGCGCGAAAGCGACGGGTCCCTTTAA